ctgaCCTATAGCTATATATAGTGTGGACATCTCCACCTACATGGTATTGTGAATGAGAAAAGGCAAACTTGAAAAAAAGGTTTACGAATCCTTAAAAACTAAGAAATCTAAATATAGTAAAACATGTATGATTATTGCTGAGAAAAAAGAATGACACACATAATAATGAAATCACCAGGTTTCAAGAATGATCAGCATGCAAAAGGATTCTTATCACTTATCAGTGTGTCACAGCCTTCCACTCAGTTTCTAATGTACTACACAAGTTAACACTAGAATCAGACAAATACAAAACTAGAAGTAACAATTGCAATTTACATTCAAGATGTTGAGAAAAGCTGTGATTAATCAAATCGTATCTTCTCCATGACTCTTTCCAACTGGAACGGATACGGGGAAAAGGTCCTGGCATGTCCTGATCAAACCCTAACTGCCTGGCCACACGATGTGGATGATACTTCTCAGTGCAGTACATACCGATGAGATCGGAAGCACGGATGTACCTTGCAAAGGACTGCAGTTCTTTACTGCGTACGATATCATCACCAGAAACCCAGGAACCAAGCAGTCCAACATTTGTACTTCCATAGGGCATCCATTCAAACCTTGTTGGTGACTCGAGCTCTCCACGGACATCACTGAATCAAGCCTTGTCTGAACATTTCCCCACCGTGCAGCCCTTGTTGGGAGGTTGCGACCTTCCAGGAAGCTCACTGCTCTCTTGGGCCTTAAAGCAGGGAAGCGCTCCCAGATCCATAGCTGCAAGACATTCAATGGTGTCCCCACCACAAATTTTTCTTGATTGTTGCAGATAATATGGCGCTTAAGAGAAGAGAGGTCTCTGTATAAGCTGGCGAGGGCAGCTGGTGCAAGAGCCACGCCCTTGCCATGCACCATCTGAACAGCTATGTCAAAAACATTGGGCTGGACAACATCAAATGGTGCTTCTTTCAGCACGAACATTGAGAGCCACATGGACAGGAATGCAGCATGCTCGATCCGCTCCCCTTTTCTATCTGTTGGCATATCCTCTAGAAAATACTTGACCCATCCAGAGAAAGTTGGTTTCTTGTACTTACTGGCATTGAGATTGCACCGGACTATCTTCAGCTCATTGACATCTTCTTGTACCACAGGCGTTGGCTTTTCCCTCACACAAGAACCAAGAACAGGCAACCCCCCAAGGACAGCTAGGTCCTCAAGTGTTACCGTAGCTTCTCCCCATGGGAAAATGAAAGTATTCGTCCTTGGGGACCAGAACTTAGCTATCTCAAGGAGTACATTCTCATCCCGATTAAATCTCCAGGTAGATGTAACTACGCCATCCAAGATCCCAATCTCTTGCCACGCAGCTTCGTGTCTCGGTCGGAGTTTCTCCACCCACCTCCGCCATAGCTTCGGGGAGCCAGACCAGCTCTTATCAAAATTAACCTGCAGATCAGCTTGAGTGGCAGGGATAGGAATTACAGCTGCTGCAGATGGTGGATCTGGTGAATCGACGTTGCAGGGGACGAGGAAGTATCCTGCCCGCGACGAAACCTTTGATTCGTTGTGGCCTGAGAGGATGGTGATGGAGGGATTGACGCTAACCAGGACTTCCTGCACCTCGTCGGCCATTGCTTGTAACAGATCTATTGTTGAAATGAAATGAGGCTagaaagaggagagaggaaTGTGGGCTGCGActgggaggaggaagagcagATCTGAAATAGGGAAACAGAGCATGAGACACAGTGGTAAGATATTATATTTAGTGCAtcattattgtgcatttaattcTTTCTGTCTTTTCTTGTAACGGTCACTAgtgtttttctttcaattttgaATATTGGCCgatcttttctttatttttcgaATGTAGCCGATCTTGTGTATTCCATTAAAATATAATTCAACTAGGAGAGATAGGCTATCACATACTACGGGCATGTACAACGCCGTCTCTTGCCCCGTCTCAGTGATGAAACTTTTGCAAATCACCCTCCAACTTGCCCCGCAGAAGGCCTTCTCGTCGCCTCATGGGGCGACCCCTCTGTCTAGTTCTCCTAAGCGGAGGAGACCTCGTCTTCCCCAGTCGAGGAGCAGCTCGGATCCTGCACGCCCGTGCTGTCCACAATTCCTCCGCCGGCCTCGCGTGCGGGAGTTTGCCCTCACGCCATATCTGCGAAGCCAGCGGGGAGGAGgatgccgcggccgccggcggggaggaggccgaGCGGTGCCGGATCTTGTGTCGTGGCTGCCGGGGAAGGAGGAGGTCGGAACTCACGCGGTGGCCGCCGCGGGCCACTACAGCATCGGCGGGCTCGCCACCGGCCATCTCTactgcctcccctcccctccccttctctgcACTGGTCACGGCGGCGACGTCAACGGGGCATGTCTTCCGAAAAAAGACATCCCCGGCGATGAGCTTGACATGGACACCATCACGATGAGCTTGAGCTGCagagccccttgcgcgtcctccTCCTGATCTCCGCtcggtccccccccccccccccccccgccaccACGGAGAGCCCAGCGAGGTGGAGCAGCCAGATGCGCCGGCACCGGATCCCGGAGGAGGAGTCACCGGTGTCGAGGAGGATAAGGAGTGTGCATAATGGTATACAAAAATACATTTGTAGTTGATCTTAGCCACATGCAAAGCATTAAACAGCTTAGAGACGGACCCCCTGTCTATGGGTTGTATGAGCTGTCTTTATATTTGTCTGGGTGATAAATTCGAGATCCTAGAGATGACTAGTAGAGGAGGAACAGCTGAAAGAGAGAAAACATGACAGACAATGCTTAGGTGTTATAATTGGCATATCTTTATGATGCATTTAAAACTTGTCTTATGTGGTAGTTGCCATTTTGTGTTTTTCTTACCTTTTTGTAAATTGATAGATCCCGGTTAATCAATAAAAATATAACACGGCAAccatcatctaattacttaccCCACCATCTATTTTTCTAAGGCGTATGAGCTCGTGCCCCAGAGACCAAGGCAGACTTTTTTTGAGCGAAAAAACTGCGGGGGAGTTCCCCACAGTAGACTTttaaaaagaaggaaaatgttACTGCAGGTTATACTTAcaggagggaaaagaaaagaatataCCAAGGCAGCCTTCGGGCCTTGCGCCAGCATTTAGCTGCATTTGGCCCTTGTGCCACGTTGCAGGAGTTTTGCATGTATAGGCATGCACTGTCCCTTTCCCGTCGCCCTTTAACCGCCTCCGTGCCAAACTTCCTCCATGCCAAACTGAAAACATTTCAAACATTtcaatccaaattcaaattcaacgaattcaaattgaaactgaacaacaagcaattcaattcaaatttaaattcaaaaaatttaaattcaaattgaaaactcaaacaaataaaatgatgcaatcagcatgaatgcaacaaaacaacCTCATTTAGTTTTAGAAAAACAATCAATTTATTTTCTTGTACTAAATTCcctataaagaaaataaatgttggaaaattttaaaagctatgagaaaattgtagttttatttttaattttaattacatcttgaaattcaaaaatttcagggtgtgacagcgATGGTACGCAATAATTTGAAGCACACCGGACATTCCTAATTTTCACCCTAAGGAGCGTCTTGGACTTATTAGTAGTCGTATTCATTGGATTGAGAAAGCATTTTACGTCTTCACCATTTCAAAAGCAAATCGCAAATTTCAGCGTGAGTTTGATGTTGACTTGCATGGTACGGATGATAATCATGAGTTGATGACTCGGTATAATGCAAGACGCGAAGTGTCGGGGCTGGCAGAATTTGACCATAACGTGACGAGACTTTGCAAGGCGGTTTGCGAGACATTGGTTAATAGGTCATGTGAGTAGGTTGTATTAGCATGTATCTTATCCTCTACTTTAATTTGTACCGTTGAATTTGTCATGTTGTGTAATGGATTATGTaaaccttttaattaatcatggtgtatgattaatttattattcaaATTGCGTGATGGACATTTCAGGTCTTTTAATTATTCCTGTTATGttattaaaattttgagaatttgttCATTTGGTTACATCTAATTTATTTGATACGTGTAATGAAATCTATCCAATTTAACTATGCATATGAGAAATTTAGTGGTGAATTAGTTCTATTTTCTGGAAtcaatgcagatggaccggcaatggatgtacaatgcagACAGACGTTACAATGAGTTCATGCATTATTTTTTGGTCATGgccgaggcaaacaagcagaacgGTTTCATGTGCTACCCGTGCCTCATTTGCCagaataacaaggattactcctcTGTAAGAACCCTTCATAGCCACGGTTTGAATCATGGTTTCATGCCCAAATATATCTGTCGGACCAAGCACTGAGAAAAGGGGTTatgatggaagacaatgaagaagtagATTGTGACGATCACTTTCCTAGCCATGCTGGATTTGGTGCTGTTGACGCGAAAGATCAACACGCCAAGCCCGAGAGCACCGTTCGCCAAGCTCATACTGCAACTAGTTCAAACCAAGGCGTGCGAGTcagtttgacctgtaaattgacaaggaatcgGCAAACCGTCAAATTCGAGAGCTTATCGGCTGGATTTACGAATAACTCTCACATAGCGTATCGACAAGACGCTGACGATACAAAAACGACAGATCAAATAGGGTAAACTAGTATAAAAGCGATATGCGAAGAATTGGCAAGAGCTGTTGATTGAGGGTAACAACAGCCAGCTGAATCTAACCGACACGTGCCAAAAGACAATGCAAAAAGCCACGAATTTGTGGGTTTAAGCAAAGCTATGCTCAAAACGgatctaatcggctttacaagaTTTAACGCAAAAGCGAAGGGGTTAGCAGCCGATCAAATGTATTCTGAGCAAGATAGATTTGATAAAAACTAAAACTACAGGAAAAACCTATAGATCTAGCAAATATcggtaaattgtgaataaatctaaacAAAGCAACAACgatgcaccggttgaactaaAGCTTAGATTAGTTCGATAAAAACAAAAGCTTACCAACAAACCAAGTCACTCAAATATGAGACATCCTCGATTGGCTCAAAAAAAAGTCACAGAAAAAGgggtggcgaagtcgccgaaaacaAAGTAAAAAGTGTAGGAAATTGTAAAGGTttattgtattggatgtgtatcaaactTTCTTCAATGGCCagggatacatatttatacccTGCACTAACCAAGTCTTAGCCGATCACGACAAACACAAtcttgacacaaaagaaaaACTATTCCTAAACAAAATCCGATCTTCCTTGCAAAATCTGATGTTGATTTCTAAACCAGcaacttcttttcttttaatATTCTTTTTGACGCGTGtaaaaaaacggtgtcaacaggtGCCTTTGACGATGATACTGCCACGGAAGAGCCTGAAGCAGaggtagcagaaaatgatcccaccGACAATCTTGGGCAGGCATTGCGTAGTACGCAG
The genomic region above belongs to Panicum virgatum strain AP13 chromosome 8N, P.virgatum_v5, whole genome shotgun sequence and contains:
- the LOC120685040 gene encoding protein MAIN-LIKE 2-like encodes the protein MADEVQEVLVSVNPSITILSGHNESKVSSRAGYFLVPCNVDSPDPPSAAAVIPIPATQADLQVNFDKSWSGSPKLWRRWVEKLRPRHEAAWQEIGILDGVVTSTWRFNRDENVLLEIAKFWSPRTNTFIFPWGEATVTLEDLAVLGGLPVLGSCVREKPTPVVQEDVNELKIVRCNLNASKYKKPTFSGWVKYFLEDMPTDRKGERIEHAAFLSMWLSMFVLKEAPFDVVQPNVFDIAVQMVHGKGVALAPAALASLYRDLSSLKRHIICNNQEKFVVGTPLNVLQLWIWERFPALRPKRAVSFLEGRNLPTRAARWGNVQTRLDSVMSVESSSHQQGLNGCPMEVQMLDCLVPGFLVMISYAVKNCSPLQGTSVLPISSVCTALRSIIHIVWPGS